A window from Canis lupus baileyi chromosome 4, mCanLup2.hap1, whole genome shotgun sequence encodes these proteins:
- the IL17B gene encoding interleukin-17B — MDWPHNLLFLLTISIFLGLGQPRNPKGKRKGPGRPGTLAPGPHQVPLDLVSQAKPYARMEEYERNLSEMVAQLRNSSEPARRKCEVNLQLWLSNKRSLSPWGYSINHDPSRVPADLPEARCLCLGCVNPFTMQEDRSMVSVPVFSQVPVRRRLCPLPPRTGPCRQRAVMETIAVGCTCIF, encoded by the exons ATGGACTGGCCGCACAACCTG CTGTTCCTTCTCACCATCTCCATCTTCCTGGGGCTGGGCCAGCCCAGGAACCCCAAAGGCAAGAGGAAGGGGCCAGGGCGGCCTGGCACCCTGGCTCCAGGGCCCCACCAGGTGCCGCTGGACCTGGTGTCCCAGGCGAAGCCATACGCCCGCATGGAGGAATACGAGAGGAATCTCAGCGAGATGGTGGCCCAGCTCAGGAACAGCTCTGAGCCGGCCAGGAGGAAgtgtgaggtcaacctgcagctGTGGCTGTCCAACAAGAGGAGCCTGTCACCCTGGGGCTACAG cATCAACCACGACCCGAGCCGCGTCCCTGCGGACCTGCCAGAGGCGCGGTGCCTGTGTCTGGGCTGCGTGAACCCCTTCACCATGCAGGAGGACCGCAGCATGGTGAGCGTGCCCGTGTTCAGCCAGGTGCCCGTGCGCCGCCGCCTGTGCCCGCTGCCACCGCGCACCGGGCCCTGCCGCCAGCGCGCCGTCATGGAGACCATCGCGGTGGGCTGCACCTGCATCTTCTGA
- the PCYOX1L gene encoding prenylcysteine oxidase 1-like isoform X1 produces MARAARLLAALAALLAAAATGGDARPSKIAVVGAGIGGSAVAHFLQQHFGPRVQIDVFEKGTVGGRLATISVNKQHYESGAASFHSLSLHMQDFVKQLGLRHRREVVGRSAIFSGEHFVLEETDWYLLNLFRLWWHYGISFLRLQMWVEEVMEKFMRIYKYQAHGYAFSGVEELLYSLGESAFVNMTQRSVAESLLQVGVTQRFIDDVVSAVLRASYGQSAAMPAFAGAMSLAGAQGSLWSVEGGNKLVCSGLLKLTKANVIHATVTSVTLQNTEGKPLYYVEYENEVGNGSDFYDIVVIATPLHLDNGSSGITFEGFDPPIDAAQGSFQPTVVSLVHGYLNSSYFGFPDPKLFPFASILTTDFPNFFCSLDNICPVNISANFRRKQPQEAAVWRVQSPKPLLRSQLKTLFRSYYSVQTAEWRAHPVYGPHSTLPRFALHDQLFHLNALEWAASSVEVMAVAAKNVALLAYNRWYQDLDKIDQKDLMHKVKTEL; encoded by the exons CCGTGGTTGGGGCCGGAATTGGGGGCTCTGCTGTGGCCCATTTCCTCCAGCAACACTTTGGCCCCCGGGTGCAGATCGACGTGTTCGAGAAGGGGACCGTGGGCGGCCGCCTGGCCACCATCTCAGTCAACAAGCAGCACTATGAGAGCGGGGCCGCCTCCTTCCACTCCCTGAGCCTGCACATGCAGGACTTCGTCAAGCAGCTGG GCCTGAGGCACCGGCGAGAGGTGGTAGGCAGGAGTGCCATCTTCAGTGGGGAGCACTTTGTCCTGGAGGAGACCGACTGGTACCTGCTGAACCTCTTCCGCCTCTGGTGGCACTACGGCATCAGCTTCCTGAGACTGCAGATGTGGGTGGAGGAGGTCATGGAGAAGTTCATGAG GATCTATAAGTACCAGGCCCATGGTTACGCCTTCTCAGGCGTGGAGGAGCTGCTCTATTCACTCGGGGAGTCTGCCTTCGTCAACATGACCCAGCGCTCTGTGGCCGAGTCCCTGCTCCAAGTGGGTGTCACTCAGCGCTTTATCGACGACGTGGTCTCTGCCGTCCTGCGGGCCAGCTATGGCCAGTCTGCAGCGATGCCCGCCTTCGCTG GAGCCATGTCATTAGCCGGGGCCCAGGGCAGCCTGTGGTCTGTTGAGGGAGGCAACAAGCTGGTTTGTTCCGGTCTGCTGAAGCTCACCAAGGCCAACGTGATCCATGCCACAGTGACCTCTGTGACCCTGCAAAATACAG AAGGGAAACCCTTATACTATGTAGAGTATGAGAACGAGGTGGGCAATGGCTCTGACTTCTATGACATCGTGGTCATTGCCACCCCCCTGCACCTGGACAACGGCAGCAGTGGCATCACCTTTGAAGGCTTTGACCCACCCATCGATGCTGCCCAGGGCTCTTTCCAGCCCACCGTGGTCTCCTTGGTCCATGGCTACCTCAACTCTTCCTACTTCGGTTTCCCCGACCCTAAGCTTTTCCCCTTTGCTAGCATCCTCACCACAGATTTTCCAAACTTCTTCTGCTCTCTGGACAACATCTGTCCTGTCAACATCTCAGCCAACTTCCGGCGGAAGCAGCCTCAGGAGGCCGCTGTTTGGCGAGTCCAGTCCCCCAAGCCACTCCTGCGGTCCCAGCTGAAGACCCTCTTCCGTTCCTATTACTCCGTGCAGACAGCCGAGTGGCGGGCCCACCCCGTGTATGGCCCCCACAGCACCCTCCCGCGCTTTGCCCTCCATGACCAGCTCTTCCACCTCAATGCCCTGGAGTGGGCGGCCAGCTCTGTGGAGGTGATGGCTGTGGCTGCCAAGAACGTGGCCCTGCTGGCCTACAACCGCTGGTACCAGGACCTAGACAAGATTGACCAAAAGGATTTGATGCACAAAGTGAAGACCGAGTTGTGA
- the PCYOX1L gene encoding prenylcysteine oxidase 1-like isoform X2: MARAARLLAALAALLAAAATGGDARPSKIGLRHRREVVGRSAIFSGEHFVLEETDWYLLNLFRLWWHYGISFLRLQMWVEEVMEKFMRIYKYQAHGYAFSGVEELLYSLGESAFVNMTQRSVAESLLQVGVTQRFIDDVVSAVLRASYGQSAAMPAFAGAMSLAGAQGSLWSVEGGNKLVCSGLLKLTKANVIHATVTSVTLQNTEGKPLYYVEYENEVGNGSDFYDIVVIATPLHLDNGSSGITFEGFDPPIDAAQGSFQPTVVSLVHGYLNSSYFGFPDPKLFPFASILTTDFPNFFCSLDNICPVNISANFRRKQPQEAAVWRVQSPKPLLRSQLKTLFRSYYSVQTAEWRAHPVYGPHSTLPRFALHDQLFHLNALEWAASSVEVMAVAAKNVALLAYNRWYQDLDKIDQKDLMHKVKTEL; this comes from the exons GCCTGAGGCACCGGCGAGAGGTGGTAGGCAGGAGTGCCATCTTCAGTGGGGAGCACTTTGTCCTGGAGGAGACCGACTGGTACCTGCTGAACCTCTTCCGCCTCTGGTGGCACTACGGCATCAGCTTCCTGAGACTGCAGATGTGGGTGGAGGAGGTCATGGAGAAGTTCATGAG GATCTATAAGTACCAGGCCCATGGTTACGCCTTCTCAGGCGTGGAGGAGCTGCTCTATTCACTCGGGGAGTCTGCCTTCGTCAACATGACCCAGCGCTCTGTGGCCGAGTCCCTGCTCCAAGTGGGTGTCACTCAGCGCTTTATCGACGACGTGGTCTCTGCCGTCCTGCGGGCCAGCTATGGCCAGTCTGCAGCGATGCCCGCCTTCGCTG GAGCCATGTCATTAGCCGGGGCCCAGGGCAGCCTGTGGTCTGTTGAGGGAGGCAACAAGCTGGTTTGTTCCGGTCTGCTGAAGCTCACCAAGGCCAACGTGATCCATGCCACAGTGACCTCTGTGACCCTGCAAAATACAG AAGGGAAACCCTTATACTATGTAGAGTATGAGAACGAGGTGGGCAATGGCTCTGACTTCTATGACATCGTGGTCATTGCCACCCCCCTGCACCTGGACAACGGCAGCAGTGGCATCACCTTTGAAGGCTTTGACCCACCCATCGATGCTGCCCAGGGCTCTTTCCAGCCCACCGTGGTCTCCTTGGTCCATGGCTACCTCAACTCTTCCTACTTCGGTTTCCCCGACCCTAAGCTTTTCCCCTTTGCTAGCATCCTCACCACAGATTTTCCAAACTTCTTCTGCTCTCTGGACAACATCTGTCCTGTCAACATCTCAGCCAACTTCCGGCGGAAGCAGCCTCAGGAGGCCGCTGTTTGGCGAGTCCAGTCCCCCAAGCCACTCCTGCGGTCCCAGCTGAAGACCCTCTTCCGTTCCTATTACTCCGTGCAGACAGCCGAGTGGCGGGCCCACCCCGTGTATGGCCCCCACAGCACCCTCCCGCGCTTTGCCCTCCATGACCAGCTCTTCCACCTCAATGCCCTGGAGTGGGCGGCCAGCTCTGTGGAGGTGATGGCTGTGGCTGCCAAGAACGTGGCCCTGCTGGCCTACAACCGCTGGTACCAGGACCTAGACAAGATTGACCAAAAGGATTTGATGCACAAAGTGAAGACCGAGTTGTGA